The Candidatus Woesearchaeota archaeon genomic interval GCTTTCGAAAAATTGGAAGCTATTATACAATAAATATTTCCTGCCCAAACTCTTTTGGAGGATTGGATTTTGCTGATCTAAAACGACTGGAGAAACTCTTTGCCGCGATGGTGAAGAAGAAATTATTCTGCAAGCCTGTTTTTTTAAAATTGTCTCCTGATCTTTCTCTCAAAGAACTCGACGCGTTGATCGCGCTTTCTTTGAAATATCCTGTGACTGGCATGATTTGCTCTAATCTTGTCAAGAAAAAGGAAAATGCCTGCATTCATGATGACGATATGAATCAATGGGTGTGTGGAGGCATTAGTGGCAAGCCTGTTCTTTCACATGCATTAAAACACGTTGCGCATGTGTATCAGAAAACACACGGCAGATTGCTTGTTATTGGTTGTGGTGGCATCTTTACTGCAGAAGACGCGTACGCGTACATCAAAAATGGCGCGTCACTTGTACAGCTCATTACAGGCATGATTTATGAAGGTCCGCAGGTTGTTTCTGCGATTAATCAGGGACTTGTCGCATTGCTTAGAAAAGATGGGTACAAGAACATTAGTGAAGCTGTGGGGAAAGGGTTGAAAGAGTAATCTTATAATATTAATTATTTGTGTTCTCAACTATAATTCGCAAGAATCACTTGAATTGTTCCTTTCGTATTCTTTCTTTCAACTTTTATTTTATATCCACACTTTTCAAGGAGAGAATGTATACCTTTATTTTTCTGGAAATTTCTGAATCCCCTAAAATGTTCCATGCCTGCAAAAAATTCAATAAAATAAACACTTCCTCCTGCTAATGTACAAGGTTGTGGAACAGCATAATCTGCAATAATAATTTTCTTTGAAATACGCTTCGCTTCCTGCAAAACCTTTAGCCGCATTTCACAAGGCATTTCATGAAGCGCCATAGAAATCGTTGCATAGTCATATTGCTTATCGGTAATAGTATTCAGATGAGACGCATCTGCGTGAAAGAATTGTATGTTTTTTTTACCACTTATTCTTTTACTCTTTTCCGCATGAGCAATCATTTTAGAAGAGAGCTCTACACCAGTAACTGACGTACAACGATCAGCAAGATCAAACACTAATGCTCCTGTTCCACAACAGAGATCTATTACTATCGTGTTTGGTTTTATCTGACCAATTATGATTTCTCTCACCTCTTTGAGAGCTTTATCAAAGAGAAATTGGTACGGTTTTCCATCATAATAATGTGGTTTATCTTGATTCACACCCTAAAAGAATTGGAGCAGCTATTTCAATGTTTTTATTGATAACGCGAAAACCTACTTCTTAAACATTCCCACAACAAACGCTTGCAAGAGCGCATATTTTTCCGCGTATGTTTTGCCGACTGAAATCTTTGTAGTGATAAACAGTCCCGCATTGACGCCATACATCATAATACAATATGGACATAACGCACCGATCACAAATTTTGCGATGTAAAATAAGTAGATGGAAAAGAAAATGCTAAAAATGGTCAATCCATGCGTTACCACAAGTGGAACTTCCGCATGCGCTGGTTTCCATAACGCAAAAATTACCACACCAAAAACTGCCGCGTAAAAGAAAAATCCCAGCAAAGCGATAGGAATGCCAAACACTTCTGAATACACACTGCTATTCACTTTATCGCAGTCAAAAGAAGCATGCAACGTACAAGGAAGTGTCTCTTCTACTTCCTGATTGTTCTCGAGTTTGTAGTGGACATCAGTTAAATATGCTCCTAAATACATTCCCGCAAGACTGACGAAAAGCGCAAAAATCAACGCAATTGTTTTTTTGTTCATTTTCACCATAAGTAAGTGGTGATTTATAAGTGTTGCTGTGTTTTTTCGCTGTTTATAGAACAAGACCCACTGTCGCGGCAAACATCGCGATGCCGATTCCTATTACAATCGCAACGAAGATAAGGACAAGCGTTGGCACAATAACCGCAACTGCTGCCTGCTTTGTGGTGAGTTTGTGGTACAGTTTTATGCCTACAATTTCCGTGTAGATGGTGTGGATTAAAGCGAAAAGACCAATGATGAATAATACTCCTAATGCGGTGAGGTAATATGGTCCGAACACAGGCACTTGGGAATAAACACTTTGGTCTGGCCAAGGATTTACTGCTTCTACAATTGTTGTTACAAGTGATGTAAAGACATTGTAAATGATAGGAATAAGCGCTGCGTACGCAATGACTTTCCAGGTCTCGAAATATGATGCTCCTTTCTTGTAATACAACACTGCAAGATGCGTTATACCTGCAATGATGAATGTAAAAATGATGGTGATGATTGGGCTTAGAAACATTCCAAGGATGCCAAGAACAATAGTGAGGAGTGTGCCTTCTATCGAAAGGAATTCTGCTCCGCCAATTGATCCCAATGAAGGAACCCACGCGACGAACTCAAGAATTTGCCCAACAAGGACATACAAGAAAACAAAGATGAGAATTGGTTGATATTCTTTTTCTTTCTCTGCGTTGAAAAAGGTTTTTGCTTTTGTTAAGAGTGTTTGATACTTCCTGATTGGGTGCGCAAAGATGTCTTGTTTTTTCGCTGCCATGAGTATTTTGTCTTTTGGTTGTATAAATAGGTTTGGTTTTTTGATTGGCTCATTTTATAGTTTATTTTGATTTATTACTTTAATAATACCCCATTGCTGCGGCAATGGGTCCCCCTGACAGTTTTGCCTTTGCTGATGCGTGGTTTGTTTACTGCTGAGCTGCTCCTTGCTTTACTGGTGACTGAATCGCCTTACTGTCCTAAAGAATCCCCAAACATCAACTGAAGACCGACCACGGAAAATGCGATTTTCCTAGACGCGCTCATTTCATTCGGCGTCCACCACCAATCAATAGATCGGATGGTATGCTCGCTTCGCTCGGGTCGGTCTTCCAGTTTCCTCTGGATTGTTTCGGATGCTCCTTCTTTAAATGGTAATTTGGAGCATCCGTAACACTAAAAATCCCAATAAAATAAATGAAGAGTGTTGGGATTTTTTATTTCCACTGGCTGCGAATCTCGAAGCGAAACCACTGGTAAAATACCTGTGGAAAATCCAGCTTTTATTATCTTTTTGTTCGATTGATCTTGAAAAATGACCAAGCGAATAGAGAGAATAAAAAAATAGAAAAATTAAAAAAATTGCTTACTGAAATAATTTCGCAAATTCTCGTTTCTTTCTGTTCTTCCAACTTCCTTTGTGATACACATAACTCGCAAGCAATGGAAGAGAGATCGTTGCTTCTGAAAAGACCATCTGTTCGTAGGTTGTATCCACTTTTCCCCAAGAAGCCGCTTCTTTCAACGTTGAACTGGAACACGCGCCATCGCGAACATCCGCGACAGTAATCTGCACCGCGTATTTGTGGACAGGAACATCTTTGCCAAGAATTTCCGCGCAAACAACAGTGTCCTGCGCAAAGTTCTTTGGAACTCCTCCACCAATCATCAACAATCCCGTATGATTGCAGGACATTTTAATTTTAGTGAGCTCTAAGAAATCTTTCGCTGAATCGAGCGACATCATTTGTTTTTTTTGCTCTCCACGTTCTACCTGATGCTTGACCAACCCAAATCCTGCACTACTATCTGAAAATGCTGGACAGAAAATAGGGACATTATGCTCATAACAAACCTGCACAAGGGAGTCTTTTTTCTTTGCATTTTTTGTGAGATAACTGCCCATCTCTTTTATGAACTCTCGTGATGAATAGGGACGTGGTTCTAAAGCATCCGCGATTTTCTTTGTCACCATATCGCAATTCTGGAGCTCTTCTTCATCAATGTACGTATCATAAATTCTATCAATGTATAATTCTCTTAATTTTTTGTCATCGACAAACTGAGATCCCTGCCAGTGCTTAAAGCCAAGCGCTTCAAAGAAATCCATATCGACAATGCTTGCTCCTGTCGCGACAACCGCGTCAATCATGCCTGCTTTGACCATTTCGACATAAATCTGCATACACCCCGCCGCGCTCGTGCTTCCCGCAAGCGTGAGCCACATGGAACAGTCTTTGTCTTTCTGCATCATATCTACTATTTTTGCTGCTCTCGCAAGGTCTCGCGCGCTGAATGACATTTTGTCATACGCTTCAATAATTGGAATTGCGTTGAATGATTTAATGTCAATATGTTCTATTGTTGTTTTCAATAATTCTTTTTTTTGTTTTTTGTCTGCCATGATTTACTCACCTGTTTGATTGATTTTTATTTTGTTGTTTGTTTTACTCTTTTTGTTTTTTTATTTCCAGAAAACCCCATTGCTTCGCAATGGGTCCCCCGGACAGTAAAAGGTCTTGCTGGTGCGTGCTTTTGCTGTTAAACTTAAACTCTACTTCTTTCCCTTCTTCGCATAAATCTTACATAACATCTGATAAATCATCTTTGCCGCTAAAAAGTCTGGCGCTGGGCTTCCTTCAACTGGCGCAAGCTCAACAACATCAAACCCAACGATATTCTTTTGCTGGATAACCGTGTTCATGAAAGTCATAAATTGGTACCACCACATGCCTCCTGGTTCTGGCGTTCCTGTGGACGGCATAATC includes:
- a CDS encoding class I SAM-dependent methyltransferase; translation: MNQDKPHYYDGKPYQFLFDKALKEVREIIIGQIKPNTIVIDLCCGTGALVFDLADRCTSVTGVELSSKMIAHAEKSKRISGKKNIQFFHADASHLNTITDKQYDYATISMALHEMPCEMRLKVLQEAKRISKKIIIADYAVPQPCTLAGGSVYFIEFFAGMEHFRGFRNFQKNKGIHSLLEKCGYKIKVERKNTKGTIQVILANYS
- a CDS encoding vitamin K epoxide reductase family protein produces the protein MNKKTIALIFALFVSLAGMYLGAYLTDVHYKLENNQEVEETLPCTLHASFDCDKVNSSVYSEVFGIPIALLGFFFYAAVFGVVIFALWKPAHAEVPLVVTHGLTIFSIFFSIYLFYIAKFVIGALCPYCIMMYGVNAGLFITTKISVGKTYAEKYALLQAFVVGMFKK
- a CDS encoding YIP1 family protein encodes the protein MAAKKQDIFAHPIRKYQTLLTKAKTFFNAEKEKEYQPILIFVFLYVLVGQILEFVAWVPSLGSIGGAEFLSIEGTLLTIVLGILGMFLSPIITIIFTFIIAGITHLAVLYYKKGASYFETWKVIAYAALIPIIYNVFTSLVTTIVEAVNPWPDQSVYSQVPVFGPYYLTALGVLFIIGLFALIHTIYTEIVGIKLYHKLTTKQAAVAVIVPTLVLIFVAIVIGIGIAMFAATVGLVL
- a CDS encoding quinone-dependent dihydroorotate dehydrogenase; protein product: MKEDLISFRNKTASLVYKNITKPIAFQLDPEKVHEHFLHLGKQLGKSAVTRGITAAAFSYRNPLLSQTLAGIDFPNPVGLAAGFDKNAELVDLLPAVGFGFAEVGSITGEYCEGNPKPRLWRLPNSQSIIVYYGLKNEGAEKISSRLSGRSFQIPIGISAAKTNSKETVDLEKGIADYCKVLECFRKIGSYYTINISCPNSFGGLDFADLKRLEKLFAAMVKKKLFCKPVFLKLSPDLSLKELDALIALSLKYPVTGMICSNLVKKKENACIHDDDMNQWVCGGISGKPVLSHALKHVAHVYQKTHGRLLVIGCGGIFTAEDAYAYIKNGASLVQLITGMIYEGPQVVSAINQGLVALLRKDGYKNISEAVGKGLKE
- a CDS encoding deoxyhypusine synthase, which encodes MADKKQKKELLKTTIEHIDIKSFNAIPIIEAYDKMSFSARDLARAAKIVDMMQKDKDCSMWLTLAGSTSAAGCMQIYVEMVKAGMIDAVVATGASIVDMDFFEALGFKHWQGSQFVDDKKLRELYIDRIYDTYIDEEELQNCDMVTKKIADALEPRPYSSREFIKEMGSYLTKNAKKKDSLVQVCYEHNVPIFCPAFSDSSAGFGLVKHQVERGEQKKQMMSLDSAKDFLELTKIKMSCNHTGLLMIGGGVPKNFAQDTVVCAEILGKDVPVHKYAVQITVADVRDGACSSSTLKEAASWGKVDTTYEQMVFSEATISLPLLASYVYHKGSWKNRKKREFAKLFQ